One Bacillus spongiae DNA window includes the following coding sequences:
- the rpsD gene encoding 30S ribosomal protein S4 codes for MARYTGPSWKLSRRLGISLSGSGKELEKRPYAPGQHGPNQRKKISEFGLQLQEKQKLRHMYGVTERQFRNLFDIAAKFQGKHGENFMILLESRLDNVVYRLGLARTRRQARQLVNHGHITVDGSRVDIPSYRLQAGQTIGVREKSRNLSIVKEAIEASNFVPDFLTFDADKLEGTFNRLPERSELPAEINEALIVEFYSR; via the coding sequence ATGGCTCGATATACTGGTCCAAGTTGGAAATTATCCCGTCGTCTTGGTATTTCACTAAGCGGTTCAGGAAAAGAATTAGAAAAGCGTCCTTACGCTCCAGGACAACACGGTCCTAATCAACGTAAAAAAATCTCTGAGTTTGGTCTTCAACTACAAGAGAAACAAAAGCTTCGTCATATGTACGGTGTAACTGAGCGTCAATTCCGTAATTTATTTGACATCGCTGCTAAATTCCAAGGTAAACATGGTGAAAACTTCATGATTTTACTTGAATCTCGCCTTGATAACGTTGTTTATCGTCTTGGTTTAGCTCGTACTCGTCGTCAAGCTCGTCAACTTGTAAATCATGGTCACATCACTGTAGATGGAAGCCGTGTAGATATTCCATCATATCGTTTACAAGCTGGTCAAACAATTGGTGTACGTGAAAAATCACGTAACCTTAGCATTGTTAAAGAAGCTATCGAAGCAAGTAACTTCGTACCAGACTTCTTAACATTCGACGCTGACAAGCTAGAAGGAACATTCAACCGCTTACCAGAGCGTTCTGAACTTCCAGCTGAAATTAACGAAGCACTTATCGTTGAGTTCTACTCTCGTTAA
- a CDS encoding integrase core domain-containing protein, whose amino-acid sequence DNASMENFFGIMKQEMYHGETLVSYTELKQKIKGYIDYYNNDRIKVKLAGLSPVQYRTQTNLIAV is encoded by the coding sequence TGATAATGCTTCAATGGAGAATTTTTTTGGAATTATGAAACAAGAAATGTATCATGGTGAGACATTAGTTTCTTATACAGAACTGAAACAAAAAATTAAGGGGTACATTGATTACTATAATAACGACCGAATAAAAGTAAAATTGGCTGGCTTAAGTCCAGTACAATACCGAACTCAAACCAACCTAATAGCAGTATAA